The following coding sequences are from one Triticum dicoccoides isolate Atlit2015 ecotype Zavitan chromosome 4A, WEW_v2.0, whole genome shotgun sequence window:
- the LOC119285017 gene encoding probable inactive poly [ADP-ribose] polymerase SRO2: MDFSGDVKQAIPRPAVAFGGIGSAGPSPLLRGWREFRRSGAPVRFLCFEDGAWADVEGEAAVPLRRAFLDGRVVAEAAYGGREFLFDFLRMVRIDTGTAQEVAMGWIDDRGACFFPVPDSGRKRKRGEPELEDGASSGVEEGSDESSDTVESGRVGKAARGTWGRAVRLVETDKFYQVVKKLFLSGIAPRVGGGVAITAVHKVAQGPRCRAFQQQGQLLAAARGADGGNAKFAWYGAPSADVAAAVEHGFGRTNSRVLGHRAHGDGVHLSPPQSPFASAMLANADENGEAHIVLCRVLMGRPEAIPAGSSQLHPSSDNYDSAVDNMQNPQWYLVWSKDMNTRILPEYVVSFKCPSLRQMQGSSEATSQLKKPSPVARDMFPTLLAEIQRFVPSSKLQTLQGTYNRFKKGQMKKDQFIRFLRAFIGDRVLTAVAKKLRGY, from the exons ATGGACTTCTCCGGCGATGTCAAGCAGGCGATCCCCCGCCCGGCCGTCGCTTTCGGCGGCATCGGCAGCGCTGGCCCGTCCCCGCTGCTCCGCGGCTGGCGGGAGTTCAGGCGGAGCGGCGCGCCCGTCAGGTTCCTCTGCTTCGAGGACGGCGCGTGGGCTGATGTCGAGGGCGAGGCCGCTGTGCCTCTGCGCCGGGCGTTCCTGGACGGGAGGGTGGTCGCTGAGGCTGCCTATGGCGGCAGGGAGTTCCTGTTCGACTTCTTGCGGATGGTGCGCATCGACACTGGCACCGCCCAGGAGGTCGCCATGGGCTGGATTGACGACCGCGGGGCCTGCTTCTTCCCTGTGCCGGACAGcgggcggaagaggaagaggggcgagCCTGAGCTGGAGGACGGGGCGTCGTCCGGGGTGGAGGAGGGGTCCGACGAGAGCAGCGACACGGTGGAGTCCGGCAGGGTCGGCAAGGCGGCCCGCGGGACTTGGGGCAGGGCGGTGAGGCTGGTGGAGACGGACAAGTTCTACCAGGTTGTCAAGAAGCTCTTCCTCAGCGGGATTGCCCCCCGGGTGGGCGGCGGCGTGGCGATCACGGCGGTGCACAAGGTCGCGCAGGGTCCTCGGTGCAGGGCGTTCCAGCAGCAGGGACAGCTCCTGGCCGCTGCGCGCGGCGCCGACGGGGGCAATGCCAAGTTCGCGTGGTACGGCGCGCCGTCGGCGGACGTGGCCGCGGCGGTGGAGCACGGGTTCGGCAGGACGAACAGCCGCGTCCTCGGCCATCGCGCGCACGGCGACGGCGTCCACCTCTCGCCGCCTCAGTCTCCTTTCGCCAG CGCAATGCTAGCAAATGCAGATGAGAACGGCGAGGCGCACATCGTGCTGTGCCGTGTTCTGATGGGCCGGCCAGAGGCCATCCCAGCCGGGTCCTCCCAGCTCCACCCCAGCAGTGATAATTACGACAGCGCCGTCGACAACATGCAGAATCCCCAGTGGTACCTTGTTTGGAGCAAGGACATGAACACGAGGATCCTCCCAGAGTACGTCGTCAGCTTCAAGTGCCCCAGCCTCCGTCAGATGCAAG GATCATCGGAAGCGACCTCCCAGCTAAAGAAGCCTTCGCCGGTGGCCCGTGACATGTTTCCGACGCTTCTAGCAGAGATCCAGCGGTTCGTGCCATCGTCCAAGCTGCAGACATTACAGGGGACCTACAATCGCTTCAAG AAAGGGCAGATGAAGAAGGATCAGTTCATCCGATTCTTGCGCGCCTTCATCGGCGACAGGGTGTTGACAGCAGTTGCCAAGAAACTCCGAGGATACTGA